From a region of the Megalops cyprinoides isolate fMegCyp1 chromosome 13, fMegCyp1.pri, whole genome shotgun sequence genome:
- the LOC118788063 gene encoding small VCP/p97-interacting protein encodes MGMCLPCLGGAADDVVETPDPETKRRQLAEAAEKRQKETSYRGIKNPEAVERKKKKQEEMEKQAMTVTPTGGGGLKWQVG; translated from the exons ATGGGGATGTGTTTACCCTGCCTGGGAGGAGCTGCCGATGACGTGGTAGAGACGCCGGACCCT GAGACAAAAAGGAGGCAATTAGCAGAGGCAGCCGAGAAGAGACAAAAGGAG ACGTCCTATAGAGGAATTAAAAACCCCGAGGCAGttgagaggaagaagaagaaacaggaggagatggagaagcagGCGATGACAGTAACACCCACTGGGGGCGGGGGCCTGAAG TGGCAAGTGGGCTAA